The following are encoded in a window of Bordetella genomosp. 10 genomic DNA:
- a CDS encoding ABC transporter permease encodes MAFRNLAFKRVNLPSLAGADILNALALIVLAVVVMWTLVPGWFTAADPLVGNGADRFLPPSALHWFGTDRAGRDAFARVVHGTHTTVYGAVIGTAIGLIAGTAIGVAAGVARGAIDAVLMRLVDVLLAFPGFLIALCVVSAFGPGTAKIAIGVGIGAVAPFARVARSEALRVVQLDFVDAARISGARPAAVLFRHVLLNSSGPIVALIPTELGSMILAIAGLGFLGYGAPPPQPEWGTLLSEGRDYIARAWWLTSLPGIVVLCAVLAVSRVSRLLQRRFRL; translated from the coding sequence ATGGCTTTCAGAAACCTGGCCTTCAAGCGCGTGAACCTGCCGTCCCTGGCGGGAGCGGATATCCTGAACGCCCTGGCGCTCATCGTGCTGGCCGTCGTCGTCATGTGGACCCTCGTTCCAGGTTGGTTCACGGCGGCCGATCCCCTGGTCGGTAACGGCGCGGACAGATTCCTGCCGCCGAGCGCTCTGCACTGGTTCGGCACCGACCGCGCAGGTCGCGACGCATTCGCGCGCGTGGTGCACGGCACCCACACCACGGTATATGGGGCGGTCATCGGTACGGCGATCGGGCTCATTGCCGGCACGGCCATCGGCGTGGCCGCCGGCGTTGCGCGCGGCGCGATCGACGCGGTGCTGATGAGGCTCGTGGACGTATTGTTGGCGTTCCCGGGCTTCTTGATTGCCCTGTGCGTGGTTTCCGCCTTCGGACCCGGCACGGCGAAAATCGCCATCGGCGTCGGCATCGGGGCGGTGGCGCCGTTCGCAAGGGTCGCTCGCAGCGAGGCGCTGCGGGTGGTGCAGCTCGACTTCGTGGACGCCGCGCGCATCTCGGGCGCCCGCCCCGCGGCCGTGTTGTTCCGGCACGTGCTGCTGAACTCGTCGGGGCCGATAGTTGCGCTGATTCCGACTGAACTGGGCTCGATGATCCTGGCCATCGCCGGCCTGGGCTTTCTAGGGTATGGCGCCCCGCCGCCTCAGCCGGAATGGGGAACATTGCTGTCCGAGGGGCGCGACTATATCGCCAGGGCATGGTGGCTGACATCCTTGCCGGGAATCGTGGTGCTCTGTGCCGTGCTGGCGGTTTCCCGCGTGAGTCGGTTGTTGCAGCGGCGATTCCGGCTCTAG
- a CDS encoding ABC transporter ATP-binding protein, which produces MLEIENLTVQYRDNEHPAVDGARVSVGSGEIVALIGESGSGKSTLSRAVIGLLPKTARIARGSIRVDGQELTALSEREWVKWRGRLIGLVPQDPATSLDPVQAIGAQVTEIFRLHASDRRRSRAELRDEAEALLELVGIDHPGQRLRQYPHELSGGMRQRVLIAMAFGLRPRLLIADEPTSALDVTVQKQVLEVFDRLARQTRVAVLFVTHNLAVACDHAQRAVVMRNGKVLESGAVEDVLFKPTQQYTRDLVGSAFKVRAGADRAARRELPPARPAVEVAGLTKVFAHGPGQRFTAVDAVSFAVPAGSTFALVGESGSGKSTIARLILGLTRPSAGMVRVDGRETSSLTGGAQREVWRHIQLVQQNPQVALDPRMTAEQIISEPLHAFDIGDRARRRLRVVELLDQVGLPRNTARRRPRELSGGQQQRVAIARALAPEPRIVVLDEALSALDVVTQARIIDLLDGLQRALNLTYLFISHDLDVVRSLSDAVAVLRHGRLIETGAAGIVLAQPRHAYTRALLEATPGQRWRRREEEASLTAAPTALALQ; this is translated from the coding sequence TTGCTAGAGATAGAGAATCTGACCGTCCAGTACCGGGACAATGAGCATCCTGCCGTCGACGGCGCGCGCGTGTCGGTTGGAAGCGGTGAAATCGTGGCGCTCATCGGGGAGTCCGGTTCGGGAAAATCCACGCTGAGCAGGGCGGTCATCGGCTTGCTTCCGAAGACGGCGAGAATCGCGCGCGGCAGCATCCGCGTCGATGGCCAGGAACTCACGGCGCTGAGTGAACGTGAATGGGTGAAGTGGCGCGGACGGCTGATCGGCCTGGTCCCGCAAGATCCGGCGACTTCACTCGATCCGGTCCAGGCGATTGGCGCCCAGGTCACGGAGATATTCCGGCTGCATGCGTCGGATCGTCGGCGCTCCCGCGCGGAGCTGCGCGACGAAGCCGAGGCGCTGCTCGAGTTGGTGGGCATCGACCATCCCGGACAACGTCTGCGCCAGTATCCGCACGAACTCTCCGGCGGCATGCGGCAACGGGTCCTGATTGCCATGGCTTTCGGTCTGAGGCCCAGGCTTCTGATCGCCGATGAGCCGACCAGCGCCCTCGACGTCACCGTGCAGAAGCAGGTGCTGGAAGTATTTGACAGGCTCGCCCGGCAGACGCGCGTGGCCGTGCTCTTCGTTACCCATAACCTGGCCGTGGCCTGCGACCATGCACAGCGCGCGGTGGTGATGCGCAATGGGAAGGTGCTGGAGAGCGGCGCTGTCGAGGACGTCCTGTTCAAGCCTACGCAACAATACACCCGCGACCTCGTCGGCTCGGCGTTCAAGGTCCGGGCCGGCGCCGACCGCGCGGCGCGGCGGGAGCTTCCTCCCGCCAGGCCGGCCGTCGAAGTGGCTGGCCTGACCAAGGTATTCGCTCATGGTCCGGGACAACGGTTCACGGCGGTGGACGCCGTGTCCTTTGCGGTGCCGGCGGGAAGCACGTTCGCGCTCGTGGGAGAGTCCGGCTCGGGAAAATCGACCATTGCCCGGCTCATCCTCGGCCTGACCCGTCCCAGCGCGGGCATGGTGCGCGTGGACGGCCGGGAGACCTCCAGCCTGACAGGCGGCGCGCAGCGTGAGGTTTGGCGGCATATCCAGTTGGTGCAGCAGAATCCCCAGGTTGCGCTCGATCCGCGGATGACGGCCGAGCAAATTATCTCCGAGCCGCTGCATGCCTTCGACATCGGCGATCGCGCGCGCAGGCGGCTGCGTGTCGTTGAACTGCTGGATCAGGTGGGACTGCCTCGCAATACGGCTCGGCGCAGGCCCCGGGAGTTGTCCGGCGGCCAGCAGCAGCGGGTCGCCATTGCGCGCGCGCTTGCCCCTGAGCCCCGCATCGTGGTCCTGGACGAAGCGCTATCGGCCCTGGACGTCGTCACGCAGGCAAGAATCATCGACCTGCTGGATGGACTCCAGCGCGCCCTGAATCTGACCTACTTGTTCATATCGCATGATCTGGATGTGGTGCGCTCCCTTTCGGACGCCGTGGCCGTCCTGCGGCATGGACGCCTGATCGAGACGGGAGCCGCCGGCATTGTGCTCGCTCAGCCTCGGCACGCATACACCCGCGCCCTGCTCGAAGCCACCCCCGGCCAGCGATGGCGGCGCCGGGAAGAGGAGGCGTCCTTGACGGCCGCGCCCACCGCCCTGGCTCTTCAATAA
- a CDS encoding NtaA/DmoA family FMN-dependent monooxygenase (This protein belongs to a clade of FMN-dependent monooxygenases, within a broader family of flavin-dependent oxidoreductases, the luciferase-like monooxygenase (LMM) family, some of whose members use coenzyme F420 rather than FMN.): MIPSAANPKRRLFLSVAINSTGSAGKSWAWPGTDWTRFNSFGHYLRSAELAHAGLFDIVFVSDHPALQRDNTSRPLHSFDPTVLFSAIAARVPDIGFLLTASSSYNSPYNLARRLATLDNISGGRVIWNVVSSFNPDIAANFSAAPLPPRDERYRRADEFVEVVKKLWLSWDTPSGEAPETRIWDPATARKIDHHGEFFDVTGPLNVPIGPQRHPVISQAGASDAGIDLAAKHADIVYASLFNKQAAFGYKAQLTQRALAHGRDPDNIRLMPGLVVVLGETREEAYRKHEALHGEGGEESLVKDFFKRAALTDIEGLDPDKPIDPAVFKYTQDQARPVGFSRSFAELTEAENLTPRQLVRRVDGGHRLAVGTPREVADTILDWWRSGAADGFNIHIPVLPDGIAEFNRTVIPLLQAAGAIPTEYDGSTIRQRLALPDPA; this comes from the coding sequence TTGATTCCATCCGCTGCAAATCCCAAGAGACGCCTTTTCCTCAGCGTCGCCATCAACAGCACCGGCTCGGCTGGAAAATCCTGGGCATGGCCCGGCACGGATTGGACACGCTTCAACAGCTTCGGCCACTACCTGCGTTCGGCCGAACTGGCCCACGCGGGATTGTTCGACATCGTTTTCGTCTCCGACCATCCGGCGCTACAGCGCGACAACACCAGCCGGCCATTGCACAGCTTCGATCCGACGGTGCTGTTCTCGGCCATCGCGGCGCGGGTGCCCGATATCGGCTTCCTGTTGACGGCCTCATCGTCCTACAACTCGCCCTACAACCTGGCTCGCCGGCTGGCTACCCTGGACAACATCTCCGGCGGCCGCGTGATCTGGAATGTCGTGTCCAGCTTCAATCCCGATATTGCCGCGAACTTCAGCGCGGCCCCGCTACCGCCGCGTGACGAACGCTATCGCCGGGCGGACGAGTTCGTGGAAGTGGTGAAAAAGTTGTGGCTCAGTTGGGATACGCCGTCGGGAGAGGCGCCGGAGACAAGGATATGGGACCCCGCAACCGCGCGCAAGATAGACCATCACGGTGAATTCTTCGATGTAACAGGCCCCTTGAACGTGCCGATCGGTCCACAGAGGCATCCAGTCATCTCACAGGCCGGCGCTTCGGATGCGGGTATCGACCTGGCCGCCAAGCATGCGGATATCGTGTATGCCTCGCTGTTCAACAAGCAGGCGGCTTTCGGCTACAAGGCGCAGTTGACGCAGCGCGCCCTGGCGCACGGCCGGGATCCGGACAACATTCGGCTTATGCCGGGGCTGGTCGTTGTGCTGGGTGAAACGCGGGAAGAGGCCTACCGGAAGCATGAGGCGCTGCACGGGGAGGGCGGCGAGGAAAGCCTGGTGAAGGACTTCTTCAAACGCGCCGCGCTCACGGACATCGAGGGCCTGGATCCTGATAAGCCCATCGATCCCGCGGTGTTCAAGTATACGCAGGACCAGGCTCGTCCCGTCGGGTTCTCACGTTCATTCGCCGAGCTGACCGAAGCGGAAAACCTGACTCCCCGGCAATTGGTAAGGCGCGTGGACGGCGGGCACCGCCTGGCCGTCGGCACGCCGCGCGAGGTCGCGGACACGATCCTGGACTGGTGGCGCAGCGGCGCCGCGGATGGCTTCAACATCCATATCCCGGTGTTGCCGGACGGCATCGCCGAATTCAACCGCACCGTGATCCCATTGTTGCAGGCCGCGGGCGCCATTCCGACCGAGTACGATGGGTCGACCATCCGGCAACGGCTGGCCTTGCCTGATCCCGCGTAG
- a CDS encoding aliphatic sulfonate ABC transporter substrate-binding protein gives MSDTLALHMKNIPSRQRRGFLQDALTLSILSSVGVFNAAFAADNGREFRVGWQKGSNLAILKARGNLDAHLKREGWRIKWVEFTAGPQMLEGLNVGSIDFACVGETPPIFAQAAGADLRYVASEPPAPRAEKILVPGNSAIRSVSELKGKRVALNRGSNVHYQIVKALERAGLKYADVDIKLLPPSDARAAFENGTIDAWVIWDPFAEAAIGQIGARVLETAEGVALNYNFYLSTGDFTRNRSDVLQWAIEEIKATDDWVQNNFDAAADILAPQISLSREITRNALRNYSYGVAPLDARAIGNQQTIADTFTELKLIPKKLDVASVVWKPPA, from the coding sequence TTGAGCGATACCCTCGCGCTTCACATGAAAAACATCCCGTCTCGTCAGCGTCGCGGTTTCCTCCAGGACGCATTGACCCTCTCCATTCTTTCCAGCGTCGGGGTTTTCAACGCTGCTTTCGCCGCCGATAACGGGAGGGAGTTTCGCGTCGGCTGGCAGAAAGGATCCAACCTCGCCATTCTGAAGGCACGCGGTAACCTGGATGCGCATTTGAAAAGGGAAGGCTGGCGCATCAAATGGGTGGAATTCACTGCCGGCCCGCAAATGCTGGAGGGCCTGAATGTAGGCAGCATCGATTTTGCCTGCGTGGGCGAGACGCCTCCCATATTCGCCCAGGCCGCGGGCGCGGATCTGCGTTATGTCGCCAGCGAACCGCCGGCGCCTCGCGCCGAAAAGATCCTGGTGCCCGGGAACTCGGCCATTCGATCCGTGAGCGAACTCAAAGGCAAGCGTGTTGCGCTGAATCGCGGTTCCAATGTGCACTATCAGATCGTCAAGGCCCTGGAGCGGGCCGGCCTGAAATACGCGGATGTGGACATCAAGCTGCTGCCGCCTTCCGATGCCCGCGCCGCTTTCGAGAACGGTACCATCGATGCCTGGGTCATCTGGGACCCGTTCGCCGAAGCCGCCATAGGCCAGATCGGCGCGCGCGTTCTGGAAACTGCCGAGGGTGTGGCCCTGAACTACAACTTCTACCTGTCCACGGGCGATTTCACCAGGAACCGTTCCGACGTCCTGCAATGGGCCATCGAGGAAATCAAGGCGACGGACGATTGGGTCCAGAACAACTTCGATGCCGCCGCCGATATCCTGGCGCCGCAGATTTCGCTGTCCAGGGAGATCACGCGCAACGCCCTGCGCAATTACAGCTATGGCGTTGCGCCTTTGGATGCCCGGGCGATAGGCAATCAGCAGACCATTGCCGATACCTTCACCGAATTGAAGCTCATCCCCAAGAAACTGGACGTCGCCTCGGTGGTCTGGAAACCGCCCGCGTGA
- the ssuC gene encoding aliphatic sulfonate ABC transporter permease SsuC has translation MEVSNMARPFHRSLGDALLPWLVPVILLALWQAAAQLGWISTRIAPSPTAVVEAAWRVIRSGELFANLWASFVRAAIGFLIGGSIGLSLGLLTGGSRILEKLLDTSVQMLRNVPHLSMIPLVILWFGIDEAGKLFLVALGTMFPIYVNTFHGIRSVDAGLVEMGRSYGLTRWELFVKVILPGALPSILVGVRYSLGFMWLTLIVAETIAAPSGIGFMANNAREFMQTDVVVLAILLYALLGKLADTLARALERRWLRWNSGFKPA, from the coding sequence ATGGAGGTATCGAATATGGCGCGGCCATTTCATCGTAGCCTTGGCGATGCGCTGCTTCCCTGGCTGGTTCCCGTTATCTTGCTTGCCTTGTGGCAGGCAGCGGCGCAGCTGGGGTGGATATCCACGCGCATTGCGCCGTCCCCCACGGCGGTCGTGGAAGCGGCATGGCGGGTGATCCGCTCGGGGGAGTTGTTCGCGAACCTGTGGGCCAGTTTCGTGCGCGCCGCCATCGGCTTCCTGATAGGCGGCAGTATCGGCCTGTCTCTTGGCCTGCTCACCGGCGGCTCGCGTATTCTTGAAAAACTGCTGGACACCTCGGTGCAAATGCTGCGCAACGTGCCGCACCTGTCGATGATTCCCCTGGTCATCCTGTGGTTCGGCATCGATGAAGCAGGGAAGCTGTTCCTGGTGGCATTGGGCACGATGTTTCCCATCTACGTAAACACCTTTCATGGCATCCGCTCGGTGGACGCGGGACTGGTGGAAATGGGCCGTTCCTATGGCCTGACCCGTTGGGAACTGTTCGTGAAAGTCATCCTCCCGGGCGCCTTGCCCAGCATATTGGTCGGCGTGCGCTATTCGCTGGGCTTCATGTGGCTGACGCTGATCGTCGCGGAAACCATCGCCGCGCCGAGCGGTATCGGCTTCATGGCCAACAACGCGCGGGAATTCATGCAGACGGACGTCGTCGTGTTGGCCATTCTGCTCTACGCGCTGCTCGGCAAGTTGGCCGACACGCTGGCGCGCGCGTTGGAGCGTCGCTGGCTGCGCTGGAACAGCGGCTTCAAGCCTGCCTGA
- a CDS encoding ATP-binding cassette domain-containing protein, whose protein sequence is MAKQAPDSRAGVVIEARGIVKRFGDREVLRHVSLAVAAGEFVAIVGKSGCGKSTLLRLLSGLDAASEGVVTLDGQPIKGISGQARIMYQDARLLPWHSVLDNVTLGLRGRKAEVRDRGLRALADVGLADRAGEWPAVLSGGQRQRVALARALAHRPRLLLLDEPLGALDALTRIDMQDLIEGLWLDHGFTALLVTHDVGEAVALADRVIVVEDGRISLEQPVPLQRPRERGDAGYAAIEGEILNRLLHRRRHDARDSLRIVV, encoded by the coding sequence ATGGCCAAGCAAGCCCCGGACTCGCGCGCAGGCGTCGTTATCGAGGCGCGCGGCATAGTCAAGCGCTTCGGCGACCGCGAAGTGCTGCGTCATGTGAGCCTGGCCGTTGCCGCGGGCGAATTCGTCGCCATCGTGGGCAAGAGCGGTTGCGGCAAGAGTACGCTGCTGCGCCTGCTCTCGGGCCTGGACGCCGCGAGCGAGGGTGTCGTAACCCTCGACGGGCAGCCCATCAAAGGTATTTCCGGCCAGGCCCGCATTATGTACCAGGACGCGCGTCTGCTGCCTTGGCATAGCGTCCTGGACAACGTCACGCTGGGGCTGCGCGGCCGTAAGGCCGAGGTGCGTGACCGGGGACTGCGGGCCTTGGCCGACGTGGGCTTGGCCGATCGCGCCGGCGAATGGCCCGCTGTGCTGTCCGGCGGCCAGCGCCAGCGCGTGGCCCTGGCGCGCGCGCTGGCGCATCGTCCGCGCCTGTTGCTGCTCGACGAGCCGCTGGGCGCGCTGGACGCATTGACCCGCATCGATATGCAGGACTTGATCGAGGGCCTGTGGCTGGACCACGGTTTCACGGCGCTGCTGGTCACGCATGACGTAGGAGAGGCCGTGGCGCTGGCCGATCGCGTCATCGTGGTGGAAGACGGCCGCATTTCCCTGGAGCAGCCCGTTCCTTTGCAGCGTCCGCGCGAGCGCGGCGATGCGGGCTACGCGGCGATCGAAGGGGAAATATTGAACCGGCTTCTGCATCGCCGCCGGCACGATGCGCGGGATTCGCTGCGCATCGTCGTTTGA
- a CDS encoding MetQ/NlpA family ABC transporter substrate-binding protein: MFKLPKVLIALAVLATALSAHAAEKLKIGVVPGAYGDSVSAAVAEAKAQGIDVQVIEFTDWTTPNVALESGDIDINFFQHKPFLDNANKKNGFHLAIAGDGILANLGLYSLKHRSAGEIPQNGKVGIANDPVNQGRGLLLLQKIGLIKLKPDVGFLGSINDIVENPKHLSFVEVEGPQLARITGDVDIAEGYPHFIVAAKAFDPSSGLIYSGIEDRQFAVSFVTKADRVQDPVIQKFIRIYHDSTAVKAAIDKAFAHDKRLYVLTWVKT, translated from the coding sequence GTGTTTAAACTTCCCAAGGTGTTGATTGCACTGGCAGTGCTGGCAACCGCGCTATCGGCCCATGCCGCTGAAAAGCTGAAGATAGGCGTGGTTCCGGGCGCCTATGGCGATTCGGTCAGCGCCGCCGTCGCCGAAGCCAAGGCGCAAGGCATCGATGTGCAGGTCATCGAATTCACCGACTGGACGACGCCCAATGTCGCGCTGGAGTCGGGTGACATCGACATCAATTTCTTCCAGCACAAGCCATTCCTGGACAACGCCAACAAGAAGAACGGCTTTCACCTGGCCATCGCCGGGGATGGAATCCTGGCCAATCTCGGCCTGTACTCGCTCAAGCACCGGAGCGCCGGCGAGATTCCGCAGAATGGCAAGGTGGGCATCGCCAACGACCCGGTCAACCAGGGCCGCGGCCTGTTGCTGCTGCAGAAGATCGGCCTCATCAAGCTGAAGCCCGACGTTGGCTTCCTGGGCTCCATCAATGACATCGTGGAGAATCCCAAGCACCTGAGTTTTGTCGAAGTGGAAGGCCCGCAGCTCGCCCGGATCACGGGCGACGTGGACATCGCTGAGGGCTACCCGCACTTCATCGTGGCCGCGAAGGCCTTCGATCCATCCAGCGGGCTTATCTATTCCGGCATCGAGGACAGGCAATTCGCCGTGTCTTTCGTGACCAAGGCCGATCGCGTGCAAGATCCGGTCATCCAGAAGTTCATCCGGATCTATCACGATTCGACGGCGGTGAAGGCCGCCATCGACAAGGCTTTCGCGCACGACAAGCGTCTCTATGTCCTGACCTGGGTGAAAACCTGA
- a CDS encoding methionine ABC transporter ATP-binding protein has protein sequence MVSYQDRPETAPRGLGSVAFEHVGKVYMLSTGPVQALSDINLEIPAGSIFGIIGRSGAGKSSLLRTINRLERPTEGRVLVDGEDIGLLGEAGLLALRRRVGMIFQHFNLLSAKTVFDNVALPLRVAGVSRPEIRQRVTELLALVGLQDKHEIYPSRLSGGQKQRVGIARALATRPEILLCDEATSALDPETTQTILRLLRDINRRLGITIVLITHEMSVIREIADRVLVLEQGRVAESGDVWRVFGSPEHDATRALLAPMQHGLPEDIQRRLSRHPPVTGAYQYVLSLGYTGADGLEPDLVRIADALNAPIRLLQGGVDRIQGHVHGRLLLAVSGSADLPALSSLTSGPKAIAHTIEIIGHVVDDTL, from the coding sequence ATCGTGTCCTATCAGGATAGGCCGGAAACCGCGCCGCGTGGTCTTGGGTCCGTGGCTTTCGAGCACGTCGGCAAGGTGTACATGCTTTCGACAGGCCCGGTGCAGGCCCTGTCGGATATCAACCTGGAAATTCCGGCAGGCAGCATATTCGGCATCATCGGGCGTAGCGGCGCGGGAAAATCCAGCCTGTTGCGCACCATCAACCGGCTGGAGCGGCCCACGGAGGGACGTGTCCTGGTCGACGGTGAAGACATCGGTCTTCTCGGAGAAGCGGGATTGCTGGCCCTGCGGCGCCGTGTCGGCATGATCTTCCAGCATTTCAACCTGCTTTCGGCCAAGACGGTATTCGACAACGTAGCGTTGCCGCTGCGCGTGGCTGGCGTGTCCAGGCCGGAAATCAGGCAGAGGGTGACCGAGCTGCTTGCCCTGGTCGGTTTGCAGGACAAGCACGAGATCTACCCCAGCCGCCTGTCCGGTGGCCAGAAACAGCGTGTCGGCATCGCGCGGGCGCTGGCGACCCGTCCGGAAATCCTTCTCTGCGACGAGGCGACATCGGCGCTAGACCCGGAAACCACGCAAACCATTCTGCGGTTGTTGCGCGACATCAATCGCCGCCTGGGCATTACCATCGTCCTCATCACGCATGAAATGAGCGTGATCCGCGAAATCGCCGACCGCGTGCTCGTGCTTGAGCAGGGCCGTGTCGCCGAATCGGGAGATGTCTGGCGGGTATTCGGCTCGCCGGAGCACGATGCGACCCGGGCGCTGCTGGCGCCCATGCAGCACGGTCTGCCGGAAGATATCCAACGGCGCCTGTCGCGCCACCCTCCCGTCACGGGAGCCTATCAATACGTCCTGTCCCTGGGCTACACCGGCGCGGACGGACTGGAGCCCGATCTCGTCCGCATCGCGGACGCGCTGAACGCGCCTATTCGGCTGCTGCAAGGCGGGGTGGACCGCATCCAGGGGCACGTCCATGGCCGTCTACTGCTGGCGGTGTCCGGGTCCGCCGATCTGCCGGCGCTTTCCTCCTTGACCTCCGGCCCGAAGGCCATTGCCCATACCATCGAGATCATCGGCCATGTCGTTGACGATACCCTTTGA